One Vicinamibacterales bacterium genomic window, AGGTAGCGAGCCCGGCTGCCGGCCAGCGCTTCCTCGAGCGACCCGTGGCCTTCCGACAGGTCGAAGTAGTCGATCGCCTTCGTGACGTAGAGCAGTGAATTCGCGTCGAAGCGCTGGACGAAGCTCGCGCCCTGGTGCTCCAGGTAGTGTTCCACCTCGAACTCCGGCCGACCGAGGGAATACGCCAGGCCATTGCGGGCTCGGCGTCCGAACTTCCGCTCCATGCCGACGTCCGACAGATAGGTGATGTGGCCCACCATGCGGGCCACCGAGAGACCCGCCTCGGGCCCGGCCCCGGGTTCGTAGCGTCCACCTTGCCAGGCGGGGTCCGCCATCACCGCGCGGCGCGCGACCTCGTTGAACGCAATCTGTTGAGGCGAGTGCCGGTCGGTTGCCGCAAGGGTGATGACGCGCTGTACCCAATCAGGGTACAAGCGGGCCCACGCGAGAGCCTGCATCCCGCCCATCGATCCCCCGGCTACCGCCGCGAGCGATCGGACTCCGATCCGTTCCAGCAGCCGGTGCTGGACGCGAACCATGTCCCAAATCGTGACCATCGGGAAGTCAGGTCCAAACGGGCGCGCCGTCTCGGGGTTGACCGACGAGGGGCCAGTCGTGCCGTAGCAGCTGCCGAGGACACTCGAACTGATCACACAATAGCGGCGGGTGTCGAAGGCCCTTCCGGGGCCAATCATCACGTCCCACCACCCAGGTCTGGCCGCGCCCTCGTGCCACCCCGCGGCGTGAGCGCCGCCGGAGAGCGCGTGGCAGACGAGGATGATGTTCGAGCGGTCGCGGTTGGGCGTCCCGTACTGCTCCCACGCGACCGTGATCGGACCGAGCCGCCGCCCGCAGTCGAGCGGCAGCCCCTCCTGACACACCGTCGTGTGCTCTGTCGTGACCAGGCCTATTCCCGCCGCATCGTGCGCGTTCATCTCTCCATCCCTCCCCAGGTCTGCGCGTGCCCCCGGCGTCCCTGGCAGTTCATCCGACTGCCTACCCCACGAGCAACAACGGCCTCCGATCGGCCGTCGCCTTCTGCGACGCCGTGATGGCCTGATCGAGGTCGTCGAGGATGTCGGCGATGTCCTCGGTGCCGATCGACAGGCGCACGAAGTCGTCGGTCACGCCGGTTGAGGCGCGTTCCTCGGCCGACAGTTGCTGATGCGTGGTGGACGCCGGGTGGATGATCAGGCTCTTGGCGTCGCCAATGTTCGCGAGATGGCTGAACAGCTTCACCGAGTCGATCAGTTTCACGCCCGCCTCGAGACCACCGCGGATGCCGAAGCCGATGATGGCGCCCGCCCCGTTCGGCAAGTACCGCCTCGCGCGCTCGTAGTCGGGGTGATCGGGCAGCAGGGGATAGCTGACCCAGGACACGTGCCGGTTGCCCTTCAGCCACTCGGCGACCGCAAGCGCGTTGCGGCAGTGCGCCTTGATTCGGAGCGGGAGCGTTTCAAGTCCCTGGATGAACTGGAACGCATTGAACGGCGAGAGGCAGGGGCCGAGGTCGCGGAGCAATTGCACGCGAGCCTTGATGATGTAGGCCGCGCCGCGGAGCACCGCGCGATCGTGCAGGCCGAACGCGTCCCAGAACACCAGACCGTGATAGGAGGGGTCGGGTGCCGTGAATTCCGGGAACTTGCCGTTTGCCCAATCGAACCGGCCGGAATCGACGATGGCGCCACCAATCGAGGTTCCGTGGCCGCCGATGAACTTGGTCAGGGAATAGACGACGATGTCGGCGCCGTGATCGAAGGGCCGGAAGATCATCGGGGACACGGTATTGTCCACGATGAATGGAACGGCGTGGTCGTGGGCGATCTTCGCGATCGCCTCGAAGTCGTCGACGTTGTTCTTCGGGTTGCCGATCGACTCGGTGTAGACGAGCCGCGTCCTGCCGTCGATGGCTCGGGCGAAGGCCGACGCGTCCGACGAATCGACGAAGCGCGTCTCGATCCCGAGTCTCGCGAATGTGTGCTTGAACAGGTTGTAAGTGCCGCCGTAGAGCGCGCTCGTCGAGACGATGTTGTCGCCGGCGCGGGCGATGTTCAGGACGGCAACCGTGATCGCCGCCTGGCCAGACGACACCGCGAGGGCACCCACTCCGCCGTCGAGTCTTGCCAGCCGCTCCTCGAGCACAGCGGTCGTGGGGTTCGTGATTCGCGTGTAGATGTTCCCGAACTCCTTCAGCGCGAACAGGCTGGCGGCCTGCTCCGCCGATTCGAACACGTACGACGTCGTCTGGTAGATCGGAACCGCACGCGCATGGCTGGCCGCATCCGGCGTGTGGCCCGCGTGGATCGCGAGGGTCGAAGGGCGATAGCTGGTGGTGTCGGACATGATTCAGTGTTCCTTTCTCCGGTGTCTATTGAACCTGCGGCCAGGCGGGCACGCCGGCCGTATGCCGTGAACGGTCGCTCTGAAGGACGTTGAGGAACGATGAGGTCGAGCGGGCGCGCGCGATGGCGAGCAAATCGGAGACGACCGCGACGGCCGTGGGATCGCCGCCGGCTCCCTGGCCGGAGAACGCCGTCTCGCCGCCCAGTTCTCCGGTGACGACCACGACGTTCTGGCAGCCCTGCGCGCGGGCGACGGGGCTGTCGAGGGGGACGACGACAGGACCCACCGAGGCGCGTACGTGCGGGCGTGCGCCATCGATGCGCTCGGCACGCGAGACCTGGCGAATCGTCCGGCCGGCAGTGCGTGCGCGGGCCAGGTCGTCGGGGGTGATGTTGGCGATCGACGCGCAATCGATCGCTTGCGGTCGGACGCGGATCTTGAAGCCGACGGCGCAGAGGATGGCCAGCTTGGCACAAGCGTCCACACCGTCCACATCCGCGCGCGGGTCCGCTTCGGCGTACCCGCGCGCCTGCGCCTCGGCGAGGGCATCTGCGAACGACAGGCCCGCCCCGTCCATCCGGCTGAGGATGTAGTTGCACGTGCCGTTGAGCACCGCTTCGATCTTCACCAGGCGGTCGCCGGCGAGGCCATCCTGCACGGCGCGGATGACCGGCACCCCACCGGCCACGGCCCCTTCGAACCGCAGTTGTTGGCGATAGCGCGCTGCGAGGCCGAGCAGTTCCGGCCCGCGTTCCGCCACCAGTTGCTTGTTGGCGGTGACCACGGACTTGCCGGCCCGGATGGCCTTTTCCGCCCAGGTGCAGGCCTCGACAACGCCGCCCACCAGTTCGACAACGACGTCGATGTCGCGGTCCAGGAGGGCGTCAAATCGATCCGTCCACTCGACAGAGGATGCCAACCAGCCGGGTCGCGCACGGCCGTGCCTGGTACAGACGCGTACCAGGCGGAGTCGATGACGGTGTTCGCGGGTGAGCAACCGCGCGACGGCGCTGCCGACCGTTCCGAATCCAATCAATCCAACCCTGGTTGTCATGGCCGTGCTCCTCGTCATCCGCCCCGCATGTCGCCCAGAAAGCAAAAAGGCCGTCGCCCGCGTGTGCTGCGGATGACGGCCCCTTTGTGCTGCTTTGGTTGTGGCCCGGCTACATCATCCGCCTGCACGCCTCCGCATGGACATCGCGGCCATGCTCCGCATGCGCATCGCCATACCCATCGACACCACGGCGCTCACGGCGGTCAGCCGGGCGCTCGAAGACGATGAGTCGAAGATGAAAAGGGTCACTGGAAACGATCCGTGCGCACAAAACAAAACCCGCCGCTGGTTGTCCAGGTCGGCGGGTTCCGGTGTCGTTCGGCTGTTGGTTGGTTCTAGCTGCCGATCGCACACACCCCGCCGACACGCATGCCCATCGACATGGGCATTCGCATCGACATGGTGGTGGTGCGCGGCAACATTGGAGGCAGTATACATGGGGGATCGGGAAAAGTGCAAGGTGCT contains:
- a CDS encoding homoserine dehydrogenase — protein: MTTRVGLIGFGTVGSAVARLLTREHRHRLRLVRVCTRHGRARPGWLASSVEWTDRFDALLDRDIDVVVELVGGVVEACTWAEKAIRAGKSVVTANKQLVAERGPELLGLAARYRQQLRFEGAVAGGVPVIRAVQDGLAGDRLVKIEAVLNGTCNYILSRMDGAGLSFADALAEAQARGYAEADPRADVDGVDACAKLAILCAVGFKIRVRPQAIDCASIANITPDDLARARTAGRTIRQVSRAERIDGARPHVRASVGPVVVPLDSPVARAQGCQNVVVVTGELGGETAFSGQGAGGDPTAVAVVSDLLAIARARSTSSFLNVLQSDRSRHTAGVPAWPQVQ
- a CDS encoding O-acetylhomoserine aminocarboxypropyltransferase/cysteine synthase family protein; translation: MSDTTSYRPSTLAIHAGHTPDAASHARAVPIYQTTSYVFESAEQAASLFALKEFGNIYTRITNPTTAVLEERLARLDGGVGALAVSSGQAAITVAVLNIARAGDNIVSTSALYGGTYNLFKHTFARLGIETRFVDSSDASAFARAIDGRTRLVYTESIGNPKNNVDDFEAIAKIAHDHAVPFIVDNTVSPMIFRPFDHGADIVVYSLTKFIGGHGTSIGGAIVDSGRFDWANGKFPEFTAPDPSYHGLVFWDAFGLHDRAVLRGAAYIIKARVQLLRDLGPCLSPFNAFQFIQGLETLPLRIKAHCRNALAVAEWLKGNRHVSWVSYPLLPDHPDYERARRYLPNGAGAIIGFGIRGGLEAGVKLIDSVKLFSHLANIGDAKSLIIHPASTTHQQLSAEERASTGVTDDFVRLSIGTEDIADILDDLDQAITASQKATADRRPLLLVG
- a CDS encoding homoserine O-acetyltransferase, whose amino-acid sequence is MNAHDAAGIGLVTTEHTTVCQEGLPLDCGRRLGPITVAWEQYGTPNRDRSNIILVCHALSGGAHAAGWHEGAARPGWWDVMIGPGRAFDTRRYCVISSSVLGSCYGTTGPSSVNPETARPFGPDFPMVTIWDMVRVQHRLLERIGVRSLAAVAGGSMGGMQALAWARLYPDWVQRVITLAATDRHSPQQIAFNEVARRAVMADPAWQGGRYEPGAGPEAGLSVARMVGHITYLSDVGMERKFGRRARNGLAYSLGRPEFEVEHYLEHQGASFVQRFDANSLLYVTKAIDYFDLSEGHGSLEEALAGSRARYLLLAFSSDWLYPPYQLERVAAALEATGRPVEYRCLPSDYGHDAFLLEHAQQEPLVRRFLAGTTCPVGAPVPADRAASLQPATTAQR